The following are encoded in a window of Caldicellulosiruptor danielii genomic DNA:
- the gltX gene encoding glutamate--tRNA ligase produces the protein MVRVRFAPSPTGQLHIGGARTALFNYLFAKKHNGKFILRIEDTDLERSRDEWAEGIMRSLRWLGIEWDEGPDVGGDFGPYFQSQRKEIYLEYIKKLLEEGKAYYCFCTQEEIEREREIARQQKIPYKYSKKCRNISLEEAKKKIKNGEKAVVRIKAPVEGTTVVHDIIRGDVEFSNNQLDDFIILKSDGNPTYNFVCVIDDYLMKISHVIRAEEHLSNTPKQLIIYEALNIQPPQFAHVPMILAPDRSKLSKRHGATSVEEFFENGYLKEAIVNYLLLLGWSPGEDRTIISLEEAIQKFDLEKVSKNAAIYDINKLTWLNGYYLKEIDLDDLYERMKYFYSKKGIDITSFGKEYVKSVLKLVREKVKTLVEVVGASTYFFDSNYEYEQKGVEKYLTSENLKNLQLLLENLKNINPFSADEIEKVVRKKAEELNIKAANLIHTIRMCISGRTVTPGLFEMMEVFGKEEVINRIEKTLKIFA, from the coding sequence ATGGTAAGAGTTAGATTTGCACCAAGTCCGACTGGTCAGCTTCACATAGGCGGTGCAAGGACAGCACTTTTTAACTATCTATTTGCCAAAAAACACAATGGAAAATTTATTTTGCGTATAGAAGACACCGATTTAGAGAGGTCAAGAGATGAGTGGGCAGAAGGTATTATGAGAAGCTTGAGATGGCTTGGAATTGAATGGGATGAAGGTCCTGATGTTGGCGGTGATTTTGGACCGTACTTTCAATCTCAGAGAAAGGAAATCTATCTTGAATACATTAAAAAGCTTTTAGAAGAAGGAAAGGCATATTACTGTTTTTGTACACAGGAAGAGATAGAAAGAGAAAGGGAAATTGCAAGGCAGCAAAAGATCCCGTATAAGTACAGCAAAAAGTGCAGAAATATCAGTTTAGAAGAAGCAAAAAAGAAAATCAAAAATGGTGAAAAGGCAGTTGTTAGAATAAAAGCACCAGTGGAAGGAACAACAGTTGTGCATGATATCATACGCGGTGATGTTGAATTTTCAAATAACCAGTTAGATGACTTTATAATCCTAAAGTCTGACGGAAATCCAACATACAACTTTGTTTGTGTAATTGATGATTATCTTATGAAAATATCACATGTTATAAGAGCTGAAGAGCATCTTTCGAATACACCAAAGCAGTTAATAATATACGAAGCTTTAAATATTCAGCCGCCACAGTTTGCACATGTTCCAATGATTTTAGCACCGGATAGAAGCAAATTGAGCAAAAGACACGGCGCAACATCTGTTGAAGAATTTTTTGAAAATGGATACTTAAAAGAAGCAATTGTCAACTACCTTTTGCTCCTTGGCTGGTCACCTGGCGAAGACAGAACCATTATCTCCCTTGAGGAAGCTATACAGAAGTTTGACCTTGAAAAGGTTTCAAAAAATGCAGCTATTTATGATATAAACAAGCTTACCTGGTTAAATGGGTATTACCTTAAAGAAATAGATCTTGATGATTTATATGAGAGGATGAAATATTTTTATTCTAAAAAAGGAATTGACATAACTTCGTTTGGCAAAGAGTATGTAAAATCTGTTTTAAAGCTTGTGCGCGAAAAGGTTAAAACACTTGTTGAGGTAGTTGGTGCAAGTACTTACTTTTTTGACTCAAATTATGAATACGAACAAAAGGGTGTGGAAAAATACTTAACTTCTGAAAACCTTAAAAATCTTCAACTTCTTTTGGAGAACCTGAAAAATATAAATCCTTTCTCAGCAGATGAAATTGAAAAAGTTGTAAGAAAAAAAGCTGAAGAACTGAACATAAAAGCCGCAAATTTGATTCACACAATAAGAATGTGCATAAGTGGAAGAACTGTAACACCTGGTCTTTTCGAGATGATGGAAGTATTTGGTAAAGAAGAAGTAATAAATAGAATAGAAAAAACTCTTAAAATATTTGCGTAA
- a CDS encoding DUF6345 domain-containing protein, which produces MIKNKFFISLALIIILIFNFCVAYSPNLKGIYLGVSTYSSPNGSCTYGDRAGAHYVYNLADSLWRNAWVTAYLIKLNSEANESYLKDTSLTSQADLLVYSGHGLCLSKENAAHFFARSTGETWHNSSMEYNDEVNARTNEVRFGRSNLKWIIMYTCNWLTNNGDQEKLENIYKTFEGATLVMGFASTMYLDSREAIKFVQFLVADKLSFKDAFVKAARIYQPQRQDGQSSIVRIMGYKLAANDSLYSFYGCRPEKEWYRNYKQGYSIIADVKIPATGVVIR; this is translated from the coding sequence TTGATAAAAAATAAATTTTTTATTTCTCTTGCTTTAATTATAATACTGATATTTAACTTTTGTGTAGCTTATTCGCCAAATTTAAAAGGTATTTACCTTGGCGTTAGCACTTACAGTAGTCCAAATGGCTCATGCACATATGGCGATAGAGCAGGTGCTCATTATGTTTATAATTTAGCTGATAGTTTATGGAGAAATGCATGGGTAACTGCTTATCTTATAAAACTCAATAGTGAAGCGAATGAATCCTATTTGAAGGATACTTCACTTACGTCACAGGCTGATTTGTTAGTTTATTCTGGACATGGACTGTGTCTTTCTAAAGAGAATGCTGCTCACTTTTTTGCAAGAAGTACAGGTGAAACTTGGCATAACAGTTCGATGGAATATAATGATGAGGTGAATGCAAGAACAAACGAAGTTCGATTTGGGCGCAGTAATCTAAAATGGATTATAATGTATACATGTAACTGGCTTACCAACAACGGGGATCAAGAAAAATTAGAGAATATTTATAAAACATTTGAGGGCGCAACACTTGTTATGGGTTTTGCATCTACCATGTATTTAGACAGTCGTGAAGCAATTAAATTTGTGCAGTTTTTGGTAGCGGATAAATTAAGTTTTAAAGATGCATTTGTAAAAGCTGCAAGAATTTATCAGCCACAAAGGCAAGATGGTCAAAGCAGTATTGTTCGTATAATGGGATATAAATTAGCAGCGAATGATTCGCTTTATAGTTTTTATGGCTGTCGACCTGAAAAAGAATGGTATAGAAATTACAAGCAAGGATATAGTATAATAGCAGATGTAAAAATACCTGCAACTGGGGTAGTTATTAGGTAA
- the tnpA gene encoding IS200/IS605 family transposase, which translates to MNTYKSTRHAKFLINYHFVWIPKYRKDFLKDPEVKRTVEETIKELSKAYKFDILALEIMPDHIYLLISALPRYSPSKLINVIKGATGRKIGQKFPQYKQKDSVWTRAYFVATAGNVSSDTIKKYIEAEWKKEEKDE; encoded by the coding sequence ATGAATACCTACAAATCAACAAGACATGCCAAATTTCTAATCAACTACCACTTTGTTTGGATACCGAAATACCGCAAAGATTTTTTGAAGGACCCTGAGGTGAAAAGGACAGTTGAAGAAACAATAAAAGAACTATCCAAAGCATATAAATTTGACATTTTAGCACTTGAGATAATGCCTGATCATATTTATTTGCTTATTTCAGCACTTCCAAGGTATTCACCAAGCAAACTTATCAATGTGATAAAAGGTGCTACTGGACGTAAAATAGGACAAAAGTTTCCTCAGTACAAGCAGAAGGATTCAGTATGGACAAGGGCATATTTTGTTGCAACAGCAGGCAATGTGTCTTCAGATACAATAAAAAAGTATATAGAAGCAGAATGGAAGAAGGAAGAAAAAGATGAATAA
- a CDS encoding RNA-guided endonuclease InsQ/TnpB family protein, which translates to MNKTYILPIPGEYQDLAKELSKQSGKIYSKAVSFLKKMNKKGLRIKQKTFYKYMEWWIHQKDFILHSQSKQAAYQQAWVNYTATLRKIKKTRKKNKNTSKIRLPYRNKKYNKVCFKESAIKLEGNSLIFSNMKGAEKIVIDDVKLGIKPKYAELLYHADKGKYYVHVVVEIAKEQEEKKKGGKTIAIDLGVIHPMVCFDGENVLLYNGGVLNSILRYRNKKLSELQSKISGCQKGSKRWKKLQRAKIKLLRRLRNQVRDVLGKYTSHLIGYCVENGITTIVMGDVKGIRHSKKKSNKVASQKVNQWLFRKISKMIEQKAEFAGIKVVYVKENMTSQTCPVCGSKNKPQDRNYECKSCGFKYHRDGVGAINIYGKYTGESLVVGRLACPVGVRYKAHLRCPAVWNTHP; encoded by the coding sequence ATGAATAAGACATATATTCTGCCGATTCCAGGTGAATATCAGGATTTAGCAAAAGAACTTTCAAAGCAGTCAGGGAAAATCTACTCTAAAGCTGTAAGTTTTCTTAAGAAGATGAACAAGAAAGGGCTTAGGATAAAGCAAAAGACGTTCTATAAGTACATGGAGTGGTGGATACACCAAAAGGATTTTATTTTGCACAGTCAAAGCAAGCAGGCGGCATACCAGCAGGCATGGGTAAACTACACTGCCACTTTAAGAAAAATCAAAAAGACAAGAAAGAAGAATAAAAACACTTCAAAGATAAGACTGCCATACAGGAATAAGAAATACAACAAGGTGTGTTTTAAGGAATCAGCAATAAAGCTGGAAGGAAATAGTTTGATATTTTCGAATATGAAAGGTGCAGAGAAAATAGTTATAGATGATGTAAAACTTGGCATAAAACCAAAATATGCAGAACTACTTTATCATGCAGATAAAGGGAAATACTACGTTCATGTAGTTGTTGAAATTGCAAAAGAACAGGAAGAAAAAAAGAAGGGTGGCAAAACAATTGCAATAGACCTTGGAGTAATACACCCGATGGTATGTTTTGATGGAGAGAATGTACTTCTGTACAATGGCGGAGTGCTAAACTCCATTTTGCGATACAGGAACAAGAAACTTTCTGAGCTACAAAGCAAGATTTCAGGATGTCAGAAAGGCTCAAAAAGGTGGAAGAAACTACAAAGGGCAAAGATAAAACTTTTGAGAAGACTCAGAAACCAAGTAAGAGATGTGTTGGGAAAATACACATCTCATTTGATTGGGTACTGTGTGGAAAATGGTATCACGACAATAGTTATGGGTGATGTAAAAGGCATAAGGCATAGCAAGAAAAAGAGCAATAAAGTGGCAAGTCAGAAAGTAAATCAATGGTTGTTCAGGAAGATAAGCAAAATGATAGAACAAAAAGCGGAATTTGCAGGCATAAAGGTTGTGTATGTGAAGGAGAACATGACATCGCAAACTTGTCCTGTATGCGGCAGTAAGAACAAACCGCAAGACAGGAACTATGAATGCAAAAGTTGCGGTTTCAAGTATCACAGGGATGGAGTAGGAGCGATAAACATCTACGGAAAGTATACAGGCGAGAGCCTGGTAGTAGGGCGATTGGCCTGCCCCGTGGGTGTGAGGTATAAAGCACACCTGCGTTGCCCGGCAGTATGGAACACCCATCCATGA
- the ylxM gene encoding YlxM family DNA-binding protein — MQQENKIYLSLLYDFYKDFLTERQQKIVELYVNEDLTLGEISQELGISRQGVFDSFRKAEITLKNFEEKLKLADKYYKSKNITEEIIKRLKRVYEKYGDEEIMNIINSIQEWQENV; from the coding sequence ATGCAGCAAGAAAATAAAATATATTTGAGCCTTCTTTATGACTTTTATAAAGACTTTTTAACCGAGAGACAGCAAAAAATTGTTGAACTGTATGTAAATGAAGATTTGACACTGGGAGAGATATCTCAGGAGCTTGGTATATCGCGTCAGGGAGTTTTTGATTCGTTCAGAAAGGCAGAGATTACGTTAAAAAATTTCGAAGAAAAACTAAAATTGGCTGATAAGTATTACAAAAGTAAAAATATAACAGAAGAAATTATTAAAAGACTGAAGAGAGTTTATGAAAAATACGGTGATGAAGAAATTATGAATATAATAAATAGTATTCAGGAGTGGCAAGAAAATGTTTAA
- the ffh gene encoding signal recognition particle protein translates to MFNSLSEKLQDVFKRLRGKGKLTEKDIKDAMKEVKLALLEADVNYKVVKDFINTVTQKAVGEEVLESLTPAQQVIKIVYDEMVNLLGGSDTKLTFSPNGFSIYMMVGLQGSGKTTTAGKLAGLLKKQGKNPLLVACDIYRPAAIKQLEVVAQKAGVKCFADYNSKDAVKIAKEGIEFAKANRCDVAIVDTAGRLHINEELMNELVAIKSAIKPTEILLVLDAMTGQDAVNVAEAFNNQLGIDGIIMTKLDGDTRGGAALSVKAITGKPIKFAGMGEKMEDLEVFYPDRMASRILGMGDILTLIEKAQEAIDQKKAEELEKKLRSMQFTLEDFLDQLKQIKKMGPLSQIISMIPGIKLKGDVDFDAGEKELKKIEAIINSMTKEERQDPSIINSSRKRRIAMGSGTTVQDVNRLLKQFEDMKRMMKQFSNSSFAKKGKFKFPFM, encoded by the coding sequence ATGTTTAATAGTCTTTCTGAAAAACTGCAGGATGTATTCAAAAGACTGAGAGGTAAGGGCAAGCTCACAGAAAAGGATATCAAAGACGCTATGAAGGAAGTGAAACTTGCCCTTTTAGAGGCTGATGTAAACTACAAAGTGGTAAAAGATTTTATCAACACTGTAACACAAAAGGCTGTGGGAGAAGAAGTTTTAGAGAGTCTCACGCCTGCCCAGCAGGTAATAAAAATTGTATATGATGAAATGGTAAACCTTCTTGGTGGAAGTGATACAAAGCTTACATTTTCACCAAACGGGTTTTCCATTTATATGATGGTGGGACTTCAAGGTTCTGGTAAAACCACCACAGCTGGGAAGCTTGCCGGGCTTTTAAAAAAGCAGGGTAAAAACCCTTTGCTTGTTGCCTGTGATATATACAGACCCGCTGCAATAAAGCAATTAGAAGTTGTAGCACAAAAAGCAGGTGTAAAATGTTTTGCAGACTACAACAGCAAAGATGCTGTTAAGATAGCAAAGGAAGGCATTGAGTTTGCAAAGGCTAATAGATGTGATGTTGCCATTGTTGACACTGCAGGAAGACTTCATATAAATGAAGAGCTTATGAACGAGCTTGTTGCAATTAAAAGTGCCATCAAACCAACAGAGATTTTGCTTGTATTAGATGCTATGACAGGCCAGGATGCCGTAAACGTTGCTGAGGCATTCAATAATCAGCTTGGTATTGATGGTATAATTATGACAAAGCTTGACGGCGATACAAGGGGTGGAGCTGCTCTTTCTGTCAAGGCTATAACAGGAAAGCCCATTAAGTTTGCAGGAATGGGCGAAAAGATGGAAGACTTAGAGGTATTTTATCCTGACAGAATGGCATCAAGAATACTGGGAATGGGAGATATTCTGACATTAATTGAAAAGGCACAAGAAGCTATTGACCAAAAAAAGGCTGAGGAGCTTGAAAAAAAGCTCAGAAGTATGCAGTTTACTCTTGAAGATTTTTTAGACCAGCTAAAGCAGATAAAGAAGATGGGACCTTTATCTCAGATTATTTCCATGATACCTGGCATTAAATTAAAGGGTGATGTAGATTTTGATGCTGGTGAGAAGGAACTTAAGAAGATAGAAGCAATTATAAATTCAATGACAAAAGAAGAACGCCAGGACCCAAGTATTATTAATTCCAGCAGAAAAAGACGAATTGCTATGGGGTCAGGCACCACTGTTCAAGATGTAAACAGGCTTTTGAAACAGTTTGAAGACATGAAAAGAATGATGAAGCAATTTTCAAATTCCAGCTTTGCTAAGAAAGGAAAATTTAAATTTCCTTTCATGTAA
- the rpsP gene encoding 30S ribosomal protein S16, protein MAVRIRLKRMGAKNNPFYRIVVADSRTPRDGKTIDEIGYYNPLKNPADIKVDVEKAKKWLSYGAQPTDTVKILLKKAGVIE, encoded by the coding sequence GTGGCAGTAAGAATAAGACTCAAGAGGATGGGTGCAAAAAACAATCCTTTTTATAGAATTGTTGTTGCAGATTCACGCACACCGAGAGATGGAAAAACAATTGACGAAATTGGCTATTACAATCCTTTGAAGAATCCTGCTGACATCAAAGTTGATGTTGAAAAGGCAAAAAAATGGTTATCATACGGTGCTCAGCCAACAGATACAGTTAAAATTTTACTTAAAAAAGCTGGCGTAATTGAATAA
- a CDS encoding KH domain-containing protein, whose amino-acid sequence MLKDLVEVIAKSLVDNPDQVKVSEIHGEQSVIIELKVAPEDMGKVIGKQGRIARAIRTVVRAAANKDNKRVIVEILQ is encoded by the coding sequence ATGCTAAAAGATTTAGTTGAGGTCATAGCAAAATCTCTTGTTGACAATCCAGACCAGGTAAAGGTTAGCGAAATCCACGGTGAGCAGTCAGTAATTATTGAGCTTAAAGTTGCTCCTGAAGATATGGGAAAGGTTATTGGCAAGCAGGGAAGAATAGCAAGAGCTATAAGGACAGTTGTCAGAGCTGCAGCAAACAAAGACAACAAGAGAGTTATAGTTGAGATTTTGCAATAA
- the rimM gene encoding ribosome maturation factor RimM (Essential for efficient processing of 16S rRNA), with protein sequence MYKYLQVGKIVNTFGLKGEVKVIPLTDEVDRFSEIEYVLLEDNLSTKLTIERYRVKDNIVIIKFKEISSIDEAQKLKNRYIVIERERAKKLPEDTYFICDIIGLEVYDLDGKKLGRIKDVLKTGSNDVYICDSYIGKKDILIPALKDIVKEVNIEEGYMKIKVVEGLLD encoded by the coding sequence ATGTATAAATACCTCCAAGTTGGAAAAATTGTAAACACATTTGGGCTCAAAGGTGAAGTTAAGGTAATACCTCTTACAGATGAGGTTGACAGGTTTTCTGAGATTGAATATGTTCTTTTGGAAGACAACCTTTCAACAAAGCTAACAATTGAAAGGTATAGAGTAAAAGATAATATTGTGATAATCAAGTTCAAAGAAATTTCCAGCATAGATGAAGCACAAAAATTGAAAAACAGGTATATAGTAATAGAAAGAGAAAGAGCTAAAAAGCTGCCAGAAGATACTTATTTTATATGTGATATAATTGGGCTTGAGGTGTATGATTTAGATGGCAAAAAACTGGGTAGAATAAAGGATGTTTTAAAAACTGGCAGCAACGATGTGTACATTTGCGACAGCTATATAGGAAAGAAAGACATACTAATTCCTGCTTTAAAAGACATTGTAAAAGAGGTCAATATTGAAGAGGGATATATGAAAATAAAGGTTGTTGAAGGGTTGTTAGATTAA
- the trmD gene encoding tRNA (guanosine(37)-N1)-methyltransferase TrmD, with protein sequence MIFKVLTLFPEVILSATNYSILKRAQQKGLIKIEAINIREFTLDKHKRADDYPYGGGYGMVMTAQPIIDAYESIKPGRTHRVIYLTPQGKRYNQQYAEQLSKEEEIVIICGHYEGIDQRVIDMIVTDEVSIGDYVLSGGEYAALVLIDSISRLVKGVIEEKSTQEESFSTGLLEYPQYTRPFEFRGKKVPEILLCGDHEKIRKWRRYQSLLKTIKNRPDLLENFELTDEDREFLIKYCEIQKFML encoded by the coding sequence ATGATATTTAAAGTTCTAACTTTATTTCCAGAAGTGATTTTGTCTGCAACAAACTACAGCATCTTAAAAAGAGCTCAGCAAAAAGGCCTGATAAAAATAGAGGCAATTAATATACGAGAATTTACACTTGACAAGCACAAGAGGGCAGATGACTATCCATACGGCGGCGGTTATGGAATGGTTATGACTGCCCAGCCGATAATTGATGCATATGAGAGTATAAAACCAGGAAGAACTCACAGAGTTATTTATCTCACGCCGCAGGGAAAAAGGTATAATCAACAGTATGCAGAGCAATTGTCAAAAGAAGAAGAAATTGTAATAATATGTGGGCACTATGAGGGTATTGACCAGAGAGTAATTGATATGATTGTAACAGATGAAGTTTCAATAGGGGATTATGTTTTAAGTGGTGGAGAGTATGCTGCGCTTGTGCTGATTGACTCCATTTCACGGCTTGTGAAAGGAGTTATTGAAGAGAAGTCAACTCAAGAAGAAAGTTTTTCAACAGGTCTTTTAGAATATCCACAGTATACAAGACCATTTGAGTTCAGAGGCAAAAAAGTGCCTGAGATACTTTTGTGTGGAGATCATGAGAAGATAAGAAAGTGGCGAAGGTATCAGAGTTTATTGAAAACAATAAAAAACAGACCTGATTTGCTTGAAAACTTTGAGCTGACTGATGAAGACAGAGAATTTTTGATAAAATATTGTGAGATACAAAAATTTATGTTATAA
- the rplS gene encoding 50S ribosomal protein L19: MDIIREIESEMLRKDIPDFKPGDTVRVYFKVIEGGRERVQAFEGLVIKRRGKGLSETFTVRRISYGIGVERVFPLHSPRLEKIEVIRRGKVRRAKLYYIREKIGKSAKIKELIQQPANKENDNNTEETNA, from the coding sequence ATGGATATAATCAGAGAGATTGAAAGTGAAATGCTAAGAAAGGATATTCCTGATTTTAAGCCAGGTGATACAGTGAGAGTTTACTTTAAGGTTATTGAAGGCGGAAGGGAAAGAGTGCAAGCTTTCGAAGGGCTTGTTATAAAAAGAAGAGGAAAAGGGCTTTCGGAAACTTTCACAGTTAGAAGAATTTCATATGGTATTGGTGTTGAAAGAGTATTCCCTCTTCACTCACCAAGGCTTGAGAAGATTGAAGTTATAAGAAGAGGTAAAGTAAGAAGAGCAAAACTTTACTATATCAGAGAAAAGATAGGTAAGTCTGCAAAGATTAAAGAACTTATTCAGCAGCCAGCCAATAAAGAAAATGATAATAATACCGAAGAGACTAATGCTTAA
- the ylqF gene encoding ribosome biogenesis GTPase YlqF, whose amino-acid sequence MIVQWYPGHMHKTKREILELNKYIDLYLILLDARVPLSSRNEQLESLIKDKPKIYILNKSDLADETKNQEFVKYFQANDQVAVCIDSLRGTNVKNILKIAENLLKDKIEEAKQKGRKKIIRFGVLGIPNVGKSTLINKITNSAKARTGDKPGVTRAKQWIKINDYFEILDTPGILVPKLEDDTVAIKLCAIGSIKEELFDKELVAKKTIEMIKERYSNLLNAKYSIDFSTLSEEEYLAEIGKKRGCILKEGRIDTLKAATVFLDDLRKGKIGRITLDEVVRR is encoded by the coding sequence TTGATTGTTCAATGGTATCCAGGACATATGCATAAAACAAAGAGAGAAATTTTGGAGCTGAACAAATATATTGATTTGTATCTGATTTTGCTTGATGCGAGAGTACCTTTGAGTTCCAGAAATGAACAGTTAGAAAGCTTGATAAAAGACAAACCAAAAATCTATATTTTGAACAAATCAGATTTAGCTGATGAAACAAAAAACCAAGAATTTGTAAAATATTTTCAGGCGAACGACCAGGTTGCTGTGTGCATTGATTCTTTGAGAGGTACAAATGTAAAGAATATATTGAAAATAGCCGAAAATTTATTAAAAGACAAGATTGAAGAGGCAAAACAAAAAGGAAGAAAGAAGATTATAAGATTTGGTGTGCTTGGCATACCAAATGTCGGAAAGTCAACTCTGATAAACAAGATAACAAACTCAGCCAAAGCAAGAACAGGTGACAAACCTGGTGTTACAAGGGCAAAGCAGTGGATAAAAATCAACGACTATTTTGAGATACTTGACACACCAGGAATACTTGTGCCAAAGCTTGAAGATGATACTGTTGCTATAAAGCTTTGTGCAATAGGCAGCATTAAAGAGGAGTTGTTTGACAAAGAACTTGTTGCAAAGAAAACAATTGAGATGATAAAAGAAAGGTATTCTAACCTCTTGAATGCCAAGTATTCAATCGATTTTTCCACCCTTTCAGAGGAAGAATATTTAGCAGAAATTGGAAAGAAGAGAGGATGTATACTCAAAGAGGGCAGGATTGATACTCTTAAGGCAGCAACTGTATTTTTGGATGATTTGAGAAAAGGAAAGATTGGGAGGATAACACTTGATGAGGTTGTCAGAAGATGA
- a CDS encoding ribonuclease HII, whose translation MRLSEDENYFEIEEKLLNEGYRFICGVDEAGRGPLAGPVFAAAVVMDRKRIIEGVRDSKKLTPKKREKLFDEIIKESIAYSVAMVDSKIIDEININNATFLAMKNAIENLKIEPDIVLVDGYEIPNLSFNQWAIIKGDRKSYSIACASILAKVSRDRYIVEISSKYPLYKFEKHKGYGTKEHIEILQKYGPCEIHRISFLKNILFF comes from the coding sequence ATGAGGTTGTCAGAAGATGAAAACTATTTCGAAATAGAAGAAAAACTTTTAAATGAAGGTTACAGATTTATTTGCGGAGTTGATGAGGCTGGAAGAGGCCCTTTAGCTGGACCTGTTTTTGCCGCGGCAGTTGTAATGGACAGAAAAAGGATAATTGAAGGTGTGAGAGACTCAAAAAAGCTGACTCCTAAAAAGAGAGAAAAGCTTTTTGATGAAATAATAAAAGAGAGCATAGCCTATTCCGTTGCTATGGTGGATAGCAAAATTATAGATGAGATAAATATAAACAACGCAACCTTTTTAGCCATGAAAAATGCTATTGAAAACTTAAAAATTGAGCCGGACATAGTGTTAGTGGATGGTTATGAAATTCCGAACCTAAGTTTTAATCAATGGGCTATCATAAAAGGTGACAGAAAGTCCTACTCTATTGCTTGTGCGTCCATCTTAGCAAAGGTTTCAAGGGATAGATATATAGTAGAGATTTCTTCAAAATACCCACTCTATAAATTTGAAAAACACAAAGGATATGGCACAAAGGAACACATAGAGATTTTGCAAAAATATGGTCCATGCGAAATTCACAGGATTTCGTTTTTAAAAAATATTCTATTCTTTTAA
- a CDS encoding EscU/YscU/HrcU family type III secretion system export apparatus switch protein gives MNKKKVKKAVAIKYDLEDIAPKVVAKGKGYVAEKIIEKAKYEDIPVYEDQSVAEKLFSLELQEYIPEDLYEVVAQILVFIGYLDKINGNGEK, from the coding sequence ATGAATAAGAAAAAGGTAAAAAAAGCTGTGGCAATAAAGTATGATCTTGAAGACATAGCACCGAAAGTTGTTGCGAAAGGAAAAGGTTATGTTGCAGAAAAGATTATTGAAAAGGCAAAATATGAAGATATTCCTGTATATGAAGACCAAAGCGTGGCAGAAAAGCTATTTAGTTTGGAACTTCAAGAGTATATTCCAGAGGATTTGTATGAAGTTGTCGCACAGATATTAGTTTTTATTGGATATCTTGATAAAATTAATGGGAATGGAGAAAAATAA